The Marinitoga hydrogenitolerans DSM 16785 genome includes a region encoding these proteins:
- the codA gene encoding cytosine deaminase, with protein sequence MIIRNAKIIGRTNLNDIGIDNGKIVKIGEISEFANNEIDAKGKLVSPPFVDPHVHLDAILTVGNPSYNMSGTLWEGIRIWSERKKKLTYEDVKNRAKEAIKWAVAKGTLKIRTHVDVCDPELVALKAMIDVKKEVKDLIDLQIVSFPQEGIVSFPNGEKLMEKSLELGADIVGGIPHYEFSRNDGIESIDIIMKLAKKYDKDIDVHIDEIDDEQSRFVEYLASKTIKENYQGRVTASHITAMHSYNNAYANKLMGVFKKAQLNVIANPLDNIALGGRFDNYPIRRGMTRVKELLNYGINVGLGHDSVMDPWYPLGKYSMLQVAFMGLNIGHMTGYEEIKQIYNAITYNSAKLMNIKDYGIEEGNAADLIILNSPSEIEAIRLESEVLYVIKNGKIVSKTYPSKSYVYNEEISFRVSGIYE encoded by the coding sequence ATTATAATAAGAAATGCTAAAATTATTGGAAGGACAAATTTAAATGATATTGGGATAGATAATGGTAAAATAGTGAAAATAGGCGAAATTAGCGAATTTGCAAATAATGAAATTGATGCAAAAGGGAAATTGGTCTCTCCGCCATTTGTCGATCCACATGTTCATTTAGATGCGATTCTTACAGTAGGAAATCCATCTTATAATATGTCGGGAACTTTATGGGAAGGTATTAGAATTTGGAGTGAAAGGAAAAAAAAGTTAACATATGAAGATGTAAAAAATCGTGCTAAAGAAGCTATAAAATGGGCAGTAGCCAAAGGAACATTAAAAATACGTACTCATGTTGATGTGTGCGATCCGGAGTTGGTAGCTTTAAAAGCAATGATTGATGTAAAAAAGGAAGTGAAAGACCTAATTGATCTTCAAATTGTATCTTTTCCACAGGAGGGAATAGTTAGTTTTCCAAATGGAGAAAAATTAATGGAAAAATCATTAGAACTAGGTGCAGATATAGTTGGTGGAATTCCACATTATGAATTTTCCAGAAATGATGGAATTGAAAGTATAGATATTATAATGAAATTAGCAAAAAAATATGATAAGGATATAGATGTCCATATAGATGAAATAGATGATGAACAATCAAGATTTGTTGAATATTTAGCATCAAAAACAATAAAAGAAAACTATCAAGGAAGAGTTACAGCAAGTCATATAACAGCAATGCATTCATATAATAATGCATATGCAAATAAGCTAATGGGTGTTTTTAAAAAAGCTCAGCTAAATGTTATAGCTAATCCGTTGGATAATATAGCCCTTGGAGGTAGATTTGATAATTATCCTATTAGGAGAGGTATGACTAGGGTAAAAGAATTATTAAATTATGGAATTAATGTTGGTTTGGGGCATGACTCAGTAATGGATCCATGGTACCCTTTGGGTAAGTATAGTATGCTTCAAGTTGCTTTTATGGGATTGAATATAGGGCATATGACAGGTTATGAAGAGATTAAACAAATATATAATGCAATAACATATAATTCTGCTAAGTTAATGAATATAAAAGATTATGGAATAGAAGAGGGAAATGCAGCAGATCTGATAATATTAAATTCTCCAAGTGAAATAGAGGCAATTAGATTGGAAAGTGAAGTATTATATGTTATTAAAAATGGCAAAATTGTATCAAAAACGTATCCATCGAAATCGTATGTCTATAATGAAGAAATAAGTTTTAGGGTATCTGGTATTTACGAATAA
- a CDS encoding radical SAM protein, which produces MKAVIIDGYVDEPAILGVPPYVSPYIRYAAGALYYHGIDVDYFTIDQIRENQMWQSFNHYEYLIIIAGVTVPGHYLGGTPISLTEINKLFSLNKEPLRVLGGPIVKGYTLTGGRSAIKIESEYIDYMVEGDVERFLFTYPISDNFNLKDRSNYELISKITPLGAEILKKHPRFPDIIVEMDVSRGCERTNGFCSFCTEPLINGKYRERPIKDLLEEAKAISDIGVKNFRFGRAADFLAYGSLLNNGEPNIPLFNELYQEMSKIANIIHTDNANPAYIIKHQDKIKKILEIIVKYNTAGDILSFGIESFDKNVIEKNRIDIMPDEAIEAIRIVNEIGNKRDKNGIPKLLPGINLLFGLIDETKETFEINKKYLEKIMDENLLVRRINVRQVMAFPGTLLYNTKPKQHKKDFIKFKEYMEKYNHEMLKKVFPIGSILENLIIEKNQGKISFGRQLGTYPIKVGVIGEFNILDKINGVVIDHGSRSITALKLPFDINKATLEELTSINGIGKKTAENIILKRPIDDLNKLNLNGKTLDLLSTISRGCFYG; this is translated from the coding sequence ATGAAAGCTGTTATTATTGATGGGTATGTTGACGAACCAGCTATTTTAGGTGTTCCACCTTATGTTTCTCCATATATCAGATATGCTGCAGGTGCTTTATACTATCATGGAATAGATGTGGATTATTTCACTATTGACCAGATCAGAGAAAATCAAATGTGGCAATCATTTAATCATTATGAGTACTTAATAATAATTGCTGGGGTTACAGTTCCAGGACATTATCTTGGAGGAACTCCTATTTCTTTAACTGAAATAAATAAATTATTTTCATTAAATAAGGAACCTTTACGAGTTTTGGGAGGGCCTATAGTAAAAGGATATACATTAACTGGTGGAAGATCTGCTATTAAAATAGAATCAGAATATATAGATTACATGGTTGAAGGTGATGTAGAAAGGTTTTTATTCACATATCCTATTTCTGACAATTTTAATTTAAAAGATCGTTCTAACTATGAGTTAATATCAAAAATTACTCCGCTTGGAGCTGAGATTTTAAAAAAACATCCGAGATTTCCAGATATTATTGTTGAGATGGATGTTTCTCGCGGTTGTGAAAGAACTAATGGATTTTGCTCTTTCTGCACAGAACCCTTAATAAACGGAAAATATAGAGAACGTCCTATTAAAGATTTACTCGAAGAAGCAAAGGCTATATCAGATATTGGCGTCAAAAACTTCAGGTTTGGAAGAGCTGCTGATTTCCTCGCATACGGTTCGCTATTAAACAATGGAGAGCCAAACATTCCATTATTTAACGAATTATATCAGGAAATGTCTAAAATAGCTAATATTATTCATACTGATAATGCAAATCCTGCATATATTATCAAACACCAGGATAAAATCAAAAAAATATTGGAAATAATTGTTAAATATAATACTGCTGGTGATATATTATCTTTTGGAATCGAATCCTTTGATAAAAATGTTATAGAAAAAAATAGAATTGATATAATGCCTGATGAAGCTATAGAGGCAATAAGAATAGTTAATGAAATTGGAAATAAAAGAGACAAAAATGGTATACCAAAACTTTTGCCAGGAATTAATTTATTGTTTGGTTTAATCGATGAAACAAAAGAAACATTTGAAATTAATAAAAAATACCTAGAAAAAATAATGGATGAAAATTTACTCGTTAGAAGAATTAATGTTCGTCAAGTTATGGCCTTTCCTGGAACATTATTATATAATACAAAACCTAAACAACATAAAAAAGATTTTATAAAATTTAAAGAATACATGGAAAAATACAATCATGAGATGTTAAAAAAGGTTTTTCCAATTGGAAGTATTTTGGAAAATTTAATCATAGAAAAAAATCAAGGAAAAATTTCTTTTGGTAGGCAACTAGGAACATATCCTATAAAAGTTGGTGTAATTGGTGAATTTAATATTCTTGATAAAATAAATGGTGTCGTTATCGATCACGGCTCCCGTTCTATTACTGCATTAAAGTTACCTTTTGATATTAATAAGGCAACTTTGGAAGAACTAACCTCTATTAATGGTATAGGAAAGAAAACAGCGGAAAACATTATATTAAAACGGCCTATTGATGATTTAAATAAATTAAATTTAAACGGTAAAACTTTGGATTTATTATCAACTATTTCAAGGGGGTGTTTTTATGGGTAA